The proteins below are encoded in one region of Oncorhynchus nerka isolate Pitt River linkage group LG15, Oner_Uvic_2.0, whole genome shotgun sequence:
- the LOC135559989 gene encoding putative nuclease HARBI1 isoform X1: protein MSSSPSLATEDSVTSKRSSIGLQMVCNADCVISNVVAKWPGSVHDSRIFRASEIYQCLSQGEFSGVLLGDRGYGCQPFLLTPFTDPQEAQQAYNHAHARTRARVEMTFGLLKARFHCLHKLRVSPVRACDITVACAVLHNVACLRLERAPRVPPAMDWDNPAIFPDDDSGRLLRDQYVLNYFS from the exons atgtcttcatctccttccctggccacagaagactctgtgacatcaaagaggagttctataggattgcag atggtctgcaatgctgactgtgtgatcagcaatgttgtggcaaaatggcctggctcagtccatgactccagaatctttcgggcctctgaaatctatcagtgcctatcacaag gtgaattctctggtgtgttgctgggagacagggggtatggctgccagccttttctcctgacacctttcacagacccccaggaagcacagcaggcctacaaccatgcccatgccaggaccagggccagagttgaaatgacctttggcctcctgaaggcacgctttcactgccttcacaaattaagggtcagccctgttagggcatgtgatattactgtggcttgtgctgtcctccacaatgtggcctgcctgaggctggagagggcccccagagtgccaccagccatggactgggacaatccggcaatcttccctgatgacgacagtggtcggctgctgagggaccaatatgtgttgaattattttagctag
- the LOC135559989 gene encoding uncharacterized protein LOC135559989 isoform X2 produces the protein MNGPKRTWQQVKIKYKNILQNAVKKNTHRQGTGGGSPKADLTPAEDMALELNKGRPVLEGIPGGKETSIGSSQDATRFIQVPRSTVFLLEPPAQAPDDADPGEGPSAAATAHDGDDDEEETISLDSRRHEVSC, from the exons atgaacgggccaaaacggacatggcagcaggtcaaaatcaaatacaagaacattctgcagaatg cagtgaaaaagaatacccacagacaaggcacgggtggtgggtcaccaaaggctgaccttaccccagcagaggacatggccttggagctaaataaaggcaggcccgtcttagaggggatccctggggggaaagagacgagcataggttcctcccaagatgccacccgcttcattcaag tgcctcgcagcactgtgttcctgttagagccaccagcacaagcaccagacgatgctgatcca ggtgaaggccccagtgcagcagcaacagcacatgatggagacgatgatgaggaggagaccatctctctggattccagaaggcatgaggtatcatgttaa